A section of the Babylonia areolata isolate BAREFJ2019XMU chromosome 31, ASM4173473v1, whole genome shotgun sequence genome encodes:
- the LOC143276185 gene encoding sodium- and chloride-dependent GABA transporter 1-like, translated as MDRHTELSIPLTCRSSPDPSREKDTTKLTGQDLEHPHQPAHLSFPEDTRTKEKKEEEEEKMEEKEEKEKEEEEYWQTKRIVWSSKREYILSTIGYCVGLGNLFRFPYLCERNGGGAFLIPFVMSLLLIGLPLFAMEVVLGQFSARNALQMWSISPIFKGAGVGMVIASSLCFWYQNSVMSWGIYYLVCSFWSEVPWALCDQWWNTPQCFTYALDEHSSSMAENTSSVLGMSSSVFENASLGMSNNVVSNDTVGRNLTDLESDVTPTIKVSAAEEFFERHVLQLSSGFDSAGTVVWHLALTLTLTLFFCFCALVKGIRSSGKIVYVTATLPYILLTILLVRGATLPGAVDGILFYIRPDFAKLLEPQVWVEAAVQIFFSLGPAWGGLIVMASYNKFHNNCLRDSVILTLVSEGTSVYGGFVIFSMLGYMAHVSGQDIDKVVSAGPGLMFILYPEAVALMPLSQLWAVLFFCVVITLGIDSQITNAEVGLTTIIDHFPRTLLRRRPLVTAVFCSFFLVISLPFVMQGGMYVVQLVDWFVAALSVMIIGFIECLVVGWIYGIPRFGDDIYLMIGRRPPSIFCVFWRYITPLLLLVLLIATFVNYTPPTLGDYVYGPGATSFGWCVAVSSFIPIPVFALYQLRKAEGSLVQRLRQTLKPDYNVWKPADPVARVSYCQETQKHIDV; from the exons ATGGATCGCCACACCGAGCTGTCCATCCCGCTGACCTGCCGATCGTCGCCTGACCCCAGCAGAGAGAAGGACACCACCAAGCTGACAGGCCAAGACCTTGAACACCCTCACCAACCCGCTCATCTCAGTTTTCCTGAAGACACgagaacaaaagagaagaaggaggaggaggaggagaagatggaggagaaggaggagaaagagaaggaggaggaggagtattggCAAACTAAAAGAATCGTCTGGAGCTCCAAGCGAGAATACATCCTGTCTACCATTGGCTATTGCGTGGGACTGGGAAACCTGTTCCGCTTTCCCTACCTCTGCGAGAGAAACGGTGGAG gaGCCTTCTTGATTCCCTTTGTGATGAGCCTCTTGCTGATCGGTCTGCCGCTCTTCGCCATGGAGGTCGTCCTGGGTCAGTTCAGCGCCCGTAACGCCCTGCAGATGTGGTCCATCTCTCCAATCTTCAAGG GCGCTGGAGTGGGCATGGTTATTGCCTCCTCCCTGTGTTTCTGGTACCAGAACTCCGTCATGTCGTGGGGTATCTATTACCTGGTCTGTTCCTTTTGGTCCGAGGTGCCCTGGGCTTTGTGTGACCAATGGTGGAACACACCCCAGTGTTTCACGTATGCGCTGGACGAACACTCGTCATCGATGGCGGAAAATACGTCATCGGTGCTTGGGATGTCGTCATCAGTGTTCGAGAATGCTTCGCTGG GGATGAGCAATAATGTGGTTTCCAATGATACAGTCGGAAGAAATTTGACAGACTTGGAAAGTGACGTCACACCTACTATAAAGGTTTCAGCAGCTGAAGAATTCTTTGA GCGCCATGTTCTCCAGCTGTCCAGCGGTTTCGACTCagcgggaactgtggtgtggcACCTGGCCCTTACGTTGACCTTGaccctcttcttctgtttctgtgctctCGTGAAAGGGATTCGCTCCAGCGGCAAG ATAGTGTACGTGACTGCCACGCTTCCCTACATCCTGCTGACGATACTGTTGGTGCGTGGAGCCACCTTACCTGGGGCTGTCGATGGAATCCTCTTCTACATCAGACCGGACTTCGCCAAGCTTCTGGAGCCACAG GTGTGGGTGGAGGCAGCGGTACAGATCTTCTTCTCGCTGGGCCCGGCTTGGGGAGGTCTGATAGTCATGGCTTCCTACAACAAGTTTCACAACAACTGTCTGAG AGACTCTGTGATTCTGACGCTGGTGTCGGAAGGGACAAGCGTGTATGGGGGCTTCGTCATTTTCTCCATGCTGGGCTACATGGCTCACGTGTCGGGACAAGACATCGACAAGGTGGTTTCCGCAG ggCCTGGACTGATGTTCATCTTATACCCTGAGGCTGTGGCTCTGATGCCTCTGTCCCAGCTGTGGGCGGTGCTGTTCTTCTGCGTCGTCATCACCCTGGGCATTGACAGTCAG ATTACGAATGCGGAGGTGGGGCTGACCACTATCATTGACCATTTTCCTCGAACGCTTCTTCGTCGCCGACCACTAGTCACTGCCGTCTTTTGCTCCTTCTTTCTCGTCATCTCGCTGCCTTTCGTCATGCAG GGTGGAATGTACGTTGTTCAGCTGGTGGATTGGTTTGTGGCTGCACTGAGCGTCATGATCATCGGCTTCATAGAATGCCTCGTGGTGGGCTGGATCTACG GTATTCCACGGTTTGGGGATGACATTTACCTGATGATCGGAAGACGTCCTCCAAGTATCTTCTGTGTCTTCTGGCGGTACATCACTCCACTGCTACTGttg GTGTTGCTGATCGCCACCTTTGTGAACTACACACCGCCCACCCTCGGGGACTACGTGTACGGACCAGGGGCCACGTCGTTTGGCTGGTGTGTGGCCGTGTCTTCCTTCATTCCCATCCCCGTGTTCGCTTTGTATCAGCTGAGGAAAGCCGAGGGATCATTAGTACAG agactcCGACAGACGCTGAAACCAGATTACAACGTGTGGAAACCCGCTGATCCCGTCGCTCGAGTCTCCTACTGCCAGGAAACTCAGAAACACATTGACGTttag